In the Staphylococcus condimenti genome, one interval contains:
- the gtfA gene encoding accessory Sec system glycosyltransferase GtfA, translating into MTIYNINFGIGWASSGVEYAQAYRAKLLRNFKHPLKFVFIDLIQNENIQTYTENMGFQDDEVIWLYQYFSDIPIAPTTYTVQDLLDTVENKVVRTEQAGKVRRLFMPGDQNFITCYLKDENSEIINRAEFVVNGNLIRKDFYSYTRVYSEFYAPFEQRAKIYLRQFYNQDGSIAYQEFIDGERHMYSFKDAKFYSKEAFVAYFMKQLALSSDDVVILDRASHELHIGQAVLQHKGDSKLGVVVHAEHFSEGSTNEETILWNNYYEYQFRNAPEFDFFITATDLQNEILTKQMQQYQNHTPNVHTIPVGSLHALSYPEKGKTRRPYSIISASRLASEKHVDWLIRGVVKAKAMIPEITFDVYGEGGERNALQDLIRELGAEDYIQLHGHVNLAKIYPQYDLFVSGSTSEGFGLTLMEAVGAGLGMIGFDVKYGNPTFIEHGGNGYLIPLDLKQDRLDEITDRIAARIVDYFQGNTEDFHHKSYEIAEAFKTSHIQEKWRDLIGEVLND; encoded by the coding sequence GTGACAATTTATAATATTAATTTCGGTATTGGCTGGGCAAGCAGCGGTGTAGAATATGCACAAGCTTATCGTGCCAAGCTCTTAAGAAATTTTAAGCATCCATTGAAATTTGTATTTATTGATTTGATTCAAAATGAAAATATTCAAACGTATACCGAAAATATGGGTTTTCAAGACGATGAAGTTATTTGGTTATATCAGTATTTTTCAGATATTCCAATTGCACCAACGACTTACACAGTTCAAGATTTATTGGATACAGTTGAAAATAAGGTTGTACGTACAGAACAAGCTGGAAAAGTACGTCGCTTATTTATGCCGGGTGATCAAAACTTTATTACATGCTATTTGAAAGATGAGAATAGTGAGATTATCAATCGCGCTGAATTTGTGGTAAATGGTAATTTGATTCGTAAAGATTTCTATTCCTATACACGAGTTTATTCTGAGTTTTACGCACCCTTTGAACAACGCGCTAAAATTTATTTGCGCCAGTTTTATAATCAAGATGGTTCGATTGCCTATCAAGAGTTTATTGATGGAGAACGTCATATGTATAGTTTTAAAGATGCTAAGTTTTACAGTAAAGAAGCATTTGTCGCTTATTTTATGAAACAATTAGCATTATCTTCAGATGATGTGGTGATTCTTGATCGTGCTTCTCATGAACTTCATATCGGTCAAGCTGTCTTGCAACATAAAGGTGACAGTAAACTGGGTGTAGTGGTACATGCAGAACACTTTAGTGAAGGCAGTACCAATGAAGAAACGATTTTATGGAATAACTATTATGAGTATCAGTTTCGTAATGCACCTGAATTCGATTTCTTTATTACAGCGACAGATTTGCAGAATGAAATTTTAACCAAGCAGATGCAACAATATCAAAATCATACGCCTAATGTTCATACAATACCTGTCGGCAGTCTGCATGCGTTGAGCTATCCAGAAAAAGGGAAGACACGCCGGCCTTATTCAATTATCAGTGCATCTCGCTTAGCTTCTGAAAAACATGTCGATTGGCTGATTCGCGGTGTTGTTAAAGCGAAAGCAATGATACCTGAAATCACCTTTGATGTTTATGGTGAAGGCGGCGAACGCAATGCACTGCAAGATTTAATTCGTGAATTAGGTGCTGAAGATTACATTCAATTACATGGACATGTCAACTTAGCAAAAATCTATCCGCAGTATGATTTATTTGTATCAGGGTCAACAAGCGAAGGTTTCGGTTTAACGTTAATGGAAGCGGTTGGTGCAGGTTTAGGCATGATTGGTTTTGATGTGAAATACGGCAACCCGACATTTATTGAACACGGGGGAAATGGTTATTTAATCCCGCTTGATTTAAAACAAGACCGCTTAGATGAGATTACAGATAGAATTGCTGCACGTATTGTGGATTATTTCCAAGGAAATACTGAAGATTTTCATCATAAATCTTATGAGATTGCAGAAGCATTTAAAACGTCGCATATTCAAGAAAAATGGCGTGACTTGATAGGAGAGGTGCTCAATGATTAA